DNA from Leptospira harrisiae:
CCACGTCCTTCTTCATCCATTCTAGTAAAGAGTTCTTTCCCGCAGTGGAAAAAGATACGTAAAGGTCTGTCTTCTAGGCTTGGATGTGCGAAGGAAACGGTGGAGAGAAGAAAAATCCCGAATGTAACACTGCGAAACGGGTATCTTCCAAGAAAGGAAAGACGGATATTCATAATTTGGGACCTTGGTTCTAAGAACGGAAGAAATCGAATCTGAATGAACCAAAAAACCTTCAGTCTGTCTAATCTAAGGGCAGAAAGGATGCCATGAACTTCTTTAAAAATCTTATTCTTTACGCTAAAATGGTAAAATTTTCCCACACACTCTTTGCCTTGCCCTTCGCAGGGATTAGTTTCCTCCTGGCCTATCTTGAATCCACTCTAGATACCGGTGACTTACTTCGAATTGGAGCCCTTGTGCTTGTTTGTATGGTCACTGCGCGCAGTGCTGCCATGGGATTCAACCGGTATGTCGATTCGGAAATTGATGAAAAAAACCCAAGAACCCAAAATAGAGAAATCCCTTCTGGAAAAATTTCCAAACTTTCGGCTCTTCTCTTCATTGGGCTTTCCTCTTTTATTTTTATTTTTGCCAGTTTCTTTGTAAACAAACTGGCATTTTTACTCTCTTTTCCTGCTCTTTTTGTTTTATTCCTTTATTCACTCACCAAAAGATTCACCTTGTTTTGCCATTTGGTTTTGGGGTTTGCAATTTCCCTTGCCCCTCTTGGTGCTTGGATTGCCATCACAGAAACGGTGAACTTGGTTC
Protein-coding regions in this window:
- a CDS encoding UbiA-like polyprenyltransferase, which produces MNFFKNLILYAKMVKFSHTLFALPFAGISFLLAYLESTLDTGDLLRIGALVLVCMVTARSAAMGFNRYVDSEIDEKNPRTQNREIPSGKISKLSALLFIGLSSFIFIFASFFVNKLAFLLSFPALFVLFLYSLTKRFTLFCHLVLGFAISLAPLGAWIAITETVNLVPILFSLGLLFHISAFDVLYAIQDMDFDAKENLHSIPSRLGETKSRAIAIILHVFSFLFFIFAGISAGLGLMYFLILSVIGILVLYEHKISYEYKSKDLPIVFYQINSWISVVLFLAILFDKWNEFLLKISSGISF